A single window of Nakaseomyces glabratus chromosome G, complete sequence DNA harbors:
- the MSA2 gene encoding Msa2p (CAGL0G02123g~Ortholog(s) have role in regulation of transcription involved in G1/S transition of mitotic cell cycle and cytoplasm, nucleus localization) — protein MQRSGSVNIEVSRFSSIDGVLGAEDTRVHRKTRSEVVFTTPVKESASQHATPPSTFSVLFSAEKKSQESPVSRHSPNDLFQMKNKLNKLAFKFSLDIGADGKAAIVNGGNSSAPASVKKEDQDTKAEDKVPEKEEESEDSAATKTRILSILKQMRNNNKKRRTNDASPKRITKASQIVSSVSSSPSKKLILPPTTQLVRDKVTSNSGSKLPTLLVTETQSPSTPKPAPLLPNDCNVTPGYNMIDQALLSRPGSKFASPNGLSFSPRNRLLPRMSISGEKKFSKGFSPRGLTDTTNGNSLDSFLMGNDLENNWSDLYFNQAQTNGASRRNSVQFSVNGASSPNWFKYDSANITLSPLRNLENIQNQNTNGNNNPTSIISSPVFIRHDDTTDENQIMRINQHEKEHYKQQNQSFLQKLTSSYSQPNGDTNQITMSHIYRTLHNNSKAPNSAGIAAGHDNLEDDASSALKTLIK, from the coding sequence ATGCAGAGATCAGGCAGTGTTAATATAGAAGTGTCGCGGTTCAGTAGCATTGACGGTGTGCTGGGTGCGGAGGATACACGGGTGCACAGGAAGACCAGGTCTGAAGTAGTGTTCACTACTCCGGTGAAGGAGTCTGCCAGCCAGCACGCGACGCCGCCTTCTACGTTTAGCGTTTTATTCAGTGCGGAGAAGAAGTCTCAGGAGTCTCCGGTGAGCCGTCACTCCCCCAACGACCTGTTCCAGATGAAGAACAAGCTCAATAAGCTCGCGTTTAAGTTCTCCCTGGATATTGGTGCCGATGGGAAAGCAGCCATTGTCAACGGTGGTAACAGCAGTGCCCCTGCTTCGGTGAAGAAAGAGGATCAGGACACGAAAGCTGAGGATAAGGTGCctgagaaagaagaagagagtGAGGACTCCGCTGCTACAAAGACAAGAATACTAAGTATCTTGAAACAGATGAGAAAtaacaacaagaagagaaggACTAACGATGCTTCCCCCAAGAGGATCACTAAGGCGAGCCAGATCGTCTCCAGCGTGTCGAGTTCTCCTTCAAAGAAGTTGATCCTGCCTCCAACCACTCAATTAGTGAGAGACAAAGTCACTAGCAATTCTGGTTCGAAACTGCCCACTTTGCTAGTCACAGAAACACAGTCCCCATCAACTCCAAAACCTGCTCCTTTGCTCCCTAATGATTGTAACGTTACGCCGGGATATAACATGATCGACCAGGCACTTTTGAGTAGGCCAGGTTCAAAATTTGCTTCACCAAACGGACTAAGTTTCTCACCAAGGAATAGATTGCTGCCAAGGATGAGTATTAGTGGTGAGAAGAAATTCTCCAAAGGGTTTTCACCAAGGGGTCTTACGGATACAACTAACGGGAATAGCTTGGATAGCTTCCTAATGGGTAATGATCTTGAAAACAACTGGTCAGATCTTTACTTCAACCAAGCTCAGACGAACGGTGcatcaagaagaaacagTGTACAATTTTCTGTCAACGGCGCTTCATCTCCTAACTGGTTCAAGTATGACTCTGCTAATATCACATTAAGCCCTCTAAGAAACTTAGAAAACATCCAGAATCAAAACACTAACGGCAACAATAACCCAACATCCATCATCTCTTCACCAGTGTTTATTCGCCACGATGATACAACTGATGAGAATCAAATAATGAGAATAAATCAGCACGAGAAGGAACATTATAAGCAACAAAACCAATCCTTTCTACAGAAGTTGACCTCATCATACAGCCAACCAAATGGTGACACTAATCAAATAACCATGTCTCACATTTACCGTACATTACACAATAACTCTAAGGCTCCAAATAGCGCTGGTATCGCTGCTGGACACGATAACCTCGAAGACGATGCAAGTTCTGCACTAAAGACATTAATTAAATAA
- the RPL3 gene encoding 60S ribosomal protein uL3 (CAGL0G02079g~Ortholog(s) have cytosol localization) translates to MSHRKYEAPRHGHLGFLPRKRAASVRGRVKSFPKDDKSKPVALTSFLGYKAGMTTIVRDLDRPGSKFHKREIVEAVTVVDTPPVVVVGVVGYVETPRGLRSLTTVWAEHLSDEVKRRFYKNWYKSKKKAFTKYSAKYAQNGAEIERELARIKKYATVVRVLVHTQVRKTPLVQKKAHLAEIQLNGGSISEKVDWAREHFEKTVSVDSVFEQNEMIDAIAVTKGHGFEGVTHRWGTKKLPRKTHRGLRKVACIGAWHPAHVMWSVARAGQRGYHHRTSINHKIYRIGKGDDEGNAATNFDRTKKTINPMGGFVHYGMVNNDFVMVKGSIPGCKKRVVTLRKSLYTNTSRKAVEEVTLKWIDTASKFGKGRFQTPAEKHAFMGTLKKDL, encoded by the coding sequence ATGTCTCACAGAAAGTACGAAGCTCCACGTCACGGTCATCTAGGTTTCTTGCCAAGAAAGAGAGCTGCCTCTGTCAGAGGTAGAGTTAAGTCCTTCCCAAAGGACGACAAGTCTAAGCCAGTTGCTTTGACCTCTTTCTTGGGTTACAAGGCTGGTATGACCACCATTGTCAGAGACTTGGACAGACCAGGTTCCAAGTTCCACAAGCGTGAGATTGTTGAAGCTGTAACCGTCGTCGACACTCCTCCAGTTGTCGTCGTTGGTGTCGTCGGTTACGTTGAGACCCCAAGAGGTCTAAGATCCTTGACCACTGTCTGGGCTGAACACTTGTCCGACGAGGTCAAGAGAAGATTCTACAAGAACTGGTACAAGTCCAAGAAGAAGGCCTTCACCAAGTACTCTGCCAAGTACGCTCAAAACGGTGCTGAAATCGAGAGAGAGTTGGCTAGAATCAAGAAGTACGCCACTGTCGTCAGAGTCTTGGTCCACACCCAAGTCAGAAAGACCCCATTGGTCCAAAAGAAGGCTCACTTGGCTGAAATCCAATTGAACGGTGGTTCCATCTCCGAGAAGGTCGACTGGGCCCGTGAGCACTTCGAAAAGACTGTCTCTGTTGACTCTGTCTTCGAGCAAAACGAAATGATCGATGCCATTGCTGTCACCAAGGGTCACGGTTTCGAAGGTGTTACCCACAGATGGGGTACCAAGAAGCTTCCAAGAAAGACCCACAGAGGTTTGAGAAAGGTTGCTTGTATCGGTGCTTGGCATCCAGCCCACGTTATGTGGTCCGTCGCCAGAGCTGGTCAAAGAGGTTACCACCACAGAACCTCCATCAACCACAAGATCTACAGAATCGGTAAGGGTGACGATGAAGGTAACGCTGCTACCAACTTCGACAGAACCAAGAAGACCATCAACCCAATGGGTGGTTTCGTCCACTACGGTATGGTCAACAACGACTTCGTCATGGTCAAGGGTTCCATCCCAGGTTGCAAGAAGAGAGTTGTCACCTTGAGAAAGTCCTTGTACACCAACACTTCCAGAAAGGCCGTCGAAGAAGTCACCTTGAAGTGGATCGACACTGCTTCCAAGTTCGGTAAGGGTAGATTCCAAACCCCAGCTGAAAAGCACGCCTTCATGGGTACTTTGAAGAAGGATTTGTAA
- the ECM4 gene encoding S-glutathionyl-(chloro)hydroquinone reductase (CAGL0G02101g~Putative omega class glutathione transferase; gene is downregulated in azole-resistant strain), protein MSKQWADGKDGVFRRQVSSFRETISNSHPVFKPAKGRYWLYVCLACPWAHRTLIARALKGLTSAIGVSVVHWHLDEKGWRFLQGDAQELLAGKAYEIAGGIEGANSDVSTRVGDIKNDSERLFVDGSVEPHHHFERLSELYLKSNPDYKDRFTVPVLWDTETQTIVNNESSEIIRILNSDAFDQFRDSDAEVPDLVPKELEAEIDEVNKWTYDNINNGVYKAGFSENGSNYEDEVTNVFTHLDKVESLLADKYKKLEKELGDKAKILSKYFIVGNQITETDIRLYTTIVRFDPVYVQHFKCNFTSIREGYPYIHLWLQNLYWNYPAFGKTTDFNHIKLHYTRSHPRINPLGLTPLGPKPDIRPL, encoded by the coding sequence ATGTCTAAACAGTGGGCTGACGGTAAGGACGGTGTTTTCAGAAGACAGGTGTCTTCTTTCAGAGAGACTATTTCCAACTCTCATCCAGTTTTCAAGCCTGCCAAGGGTAGGTACTGGCTGTACGTCTGTTTGGCTTGTCCATGGGCGCACAGAACTTTGATCGCCAGAGCATTGAAAGGTTTGACCTCTGCTATTGGTGTTTCCGTTGTGCACTGGCACTTGGACGAGAAGGGATGGAGGTTCTTGCAAGGCGATGCGCAGGAGCTTTTGGCCGGCAAGGCCTATGAGATTGCCGGTGGTATTGAAGGTGCCAACTCCGATGTCAGCACCCGTGTTGGCGACATCAAGAACGACAGCGAAAGGTTGTTCGTTGACGGTTCGGTCGAGCCTCACCACCACTTCGAGAGATTGAGTGAGCTGTACTTGAAGAGCAACCCTGACTACAAGGACAGATTCACCGTTCCAGTGCTATGGGACACTGAGACCCAGACCATTGTCAACAACGAGAGCAGTGAGATCATCAGAATCTTGAACAGTGACGCCTTCGACCAGTTCAGAGACAGCGACGCTGAGGTCCCAGACTTGGTTCCAAAGGAGCTAGAAGCCGAGATCGACGAGGTCAACAAGTGGACCTACgacaacatcaacaacGGTGTCTACAAGGCCGGTTTCTCTGAAAACGGCAGCAACTACGAGGACGAAGTCACCAATGTGTTCACCCACCTGGACAAGGTCGAGTCCTTGCTGGCCGACAAGTACAAGAAGCTAGAGAAGGAGCTGGGCGACAAGGCCAAGATCCTGTCCAAGTACTTCATCGTCGGTAACCAGATCACCGAGACCGACATCAGACTGTACACTACCATCGTCAGATTCGACCCAGTTTACGTCCAGCACTTCAAGTGTAACTTCACCTCCATCAGAGAAGGCTACCCATACATCCACCTGTGGTTGCAAAACTTGTACTGGAACTACCCAGCTTTCGGCAAGACCACAGACTTCAACCACATCAAGCTGCACTACACCAGGTCCCACCCAAGAATCAACCCATTGGGCCTAACCCCATTGGGTCCAAAGCCTGACATCAGACCTTTGTAA